CTCGCGGATCCGACCGCTGAAGACTTCCGCGCCGCCTCCGGGGAGCATTTCCAGGCCGGCATCCTTCAGCCGAGCCAGGACTTCCCGGGTGGAAAGACCTTCCTTGTCTGCAAAATGAGCAATTTCCACCGCCGTGAACGCCTTGATATGGACCTGGGGACGCAGCTTTCGAATCTCCCGGAGCATCCGTTCGAAATAATCGAGCCGCAGATCCGGGTGGCACCCGCCGACAATGTGAACTTCCGTGATGGGCTCGTCCAGGCGATCGCGCACCTTGGCGAGGATGGCGTCCAGACTCAGTTCGAAAGCCAGGGGATCGCCTGCGTTCCGGCCGAAGGCACAGAACCGGCAGAGGTTCACGCAGATGTTGGAATAATTGATGTGCTGGTTCAACACGTAATAGGCCAGCTCGCCGTGAAGGCGGCTGCGAACCTCGTGGGCCAAAGCCCCCACCGCCAGCGGATTAGGGCAATCGAACAGCCTCTTTCCGTCTTCGAGATCGAGCCGCCGGCCCGAAATCACCTTGTCATAGACGCCTTCGAGCCCCATGGCTCCGTAGAAATGCCGGTCCAGCATGATGTCTCCTTCAGCCATCGTTTACAGATCGACCCGGGAGCGGCCCGTTCACGTCCTGTCGGCCGACTCCGCGGCAGGCGTTTTCCCTACCCCCGGTCTACGGGGCGTGGAAACCATCACTCCGGTTCCCTTTCCCAGTCCGTGCCGCAGCAGCAGCATGAATTCATCTATGAACCGCATGACCTGTTCCGGGTCGGCCCGATACAGCCCCACGCCGGCATCCAGGAAGGAGACGGCATACGCTTGGAGGAAACGGTCCATCGACGCGTCGAGAAAAAAAAGAGCCAGGTCCACATCCAAATCGTCGCGAAGTTCCCCGTCCCGGATGCCGCGTTCCAGGTGAGGCCTCAGGTATTCCGCCGAAAAGAGCCGCACCTGCTGCAGAAATTCGGCTCGCCAAGGAAACCCTTCCTGGAAAATCATCTTCAGGTAGATCTGATAAACGTGGGGGTGCTCATCGATGAACCGGACGCCGGCCAGGATGCTCTGGCGGATGCGTTCAAAAAAGTCTGCGTCACGGGTTTCTTCCTTCACGCAGCGAAGCCGCCCGCGGACCAGTTCCACGGCGTGGCGGAAGACAAACTGGAACAGGCCTTCCTTGCTCCCGAAATACTGAAAAAGGGAGCCCTTGGCGATGCCGACGGCCTGGACGATCCGGTTGACACTCGCCTGACGGAAGCCGTGACGAGCGAATTCATCCACGGCTGCATCGAGGATCTTTTGCTGCTTACCGGGTTCCAGCTTGATGAACCTGTCGCTTACGGGCATGATCCAACCCTTTCGCCTAACAGAAAGCGTCAAAATGACCACCTGGTCATCATAGAGCCGTCGGGCTGCCGCCGTCAACGGGATTGTTCCGTTGGCCCTCGAATGTGAGGAATGTTTCACGAATTTATCCGCCCGCTGGAGCGGCAGGCCGGATGCTGCCGTGTCGCTTCGGCGCCGGCGTGGATGTAACGAGCGGAAAAGTCTTGACCGGAAAGCGGCTTCGTTTCTATAATCGGCGCGTTTATTTCGACCCTGCGGGGGCTGTTGCACCCCGAAAGGCCCGGGCACCACCGCGGATCGGAGCCGGTGGCTCTTCCTGCCGCTTCGGCTTGACAGCCCGATGGAGCCCGCCTATGGTGATTTTGTTCACAAGATCTCCGGGCTGCGCCCTAATCGCCCGGAGCCGTTCGCCGTGACGGGACCGATCCTCTGAAAGCCGCGTTCACGGCGGTGAGCCCAGTGGACCCCAGCCGGAAAGCAAGCGGTCGACATCTATGGCATTCGAAGACCAGCTCAGCGCCAACCGTTCGAAAATCCTAAAGAAGTGGTTTCAGGCCATTGCGGACACTTATTCGCCGGAAACCGCGCGATTCCTGAAGAAGGAAAAAGATCCTTTCGCCAATCCCGTAGGCAATTCCATCCTGGAGGGCATCGAAGGGATCTACGATGCCCTCTTCGAAGAGATCGACGCGGCCAAGGTCAGTCCCTTCCTGGACCAGGTGATCCGCGTGCGGGCGGTGCAGGAATTCAAGCCGTCCGAGGCTCTCGTTTTCATCTTTCTGTTGAAAGAGGTGATCCGGGAGGCATTGAGCGAGAGCATCGACGTGTTTCCGGAAGCCTTTCAGCGGATGGAAGGGAAGATCGATGAGCTGGCCTTGATTTCCTTCAACATCTACATGGAATGCCGGGAAAAGCTCTACCAACTGCGGGTGGATGAAATCAAGAACAGGACGGCCAGGCTTCTGCAAAGGGCCGATTTTATATGGGAAACCTATTTGAAGGAAAAGGAACCCCAAGAGGATTCATAAACTCCAATCAACGAAGCGAGGGTGTTACTCATGAACCCATTGAACGCCATTGTTTTTTCATTGGTAGCCGTGGGCGTGCTGGTGCTGGTTGCTCTGCTGGGGGCGGGGGTGGCGGATCTGCAGTATTTCTTTGGGGTGGTGGTGCCTTATGCGGCCGCCGCCGTCTTTTTCATAGGGGTGGTCTACCGGGTCGTCTATTGGGCGCGTTCCCCCGTACCGTTTCGCATCCCCACCACCTGCGGGCAGCAGAAGTCGCTTCCCTGGATCAAACACGATGCCCTTGAAAACCCCGTGACCAAGGGCCAGGCGGTGATGCGCATGGTCCTGGAGGTGTTGCTTTTCCGATCGCTGTTTCGGAACACCAGGCTGGAGTTCCGCCGGGGACCCAAAATCGATTACGCCTCGGCCAAGTGGCTGTGGCTGGGAGCCATCGTATTTCATTACGCGTTTCTTGTAGTGTTCATCCGGCATCTGCGTTTTTTCACCGAGCCCATCCCCGGGTTCATTCATCTGATTGAAAACGTGGACGGTTTCCTCGAAGTCGGCGTCCCGCGGCTTTTCCTTTCCGGCGTTGTGTTGCTTGCGGCTCTGACCTACCTTTTCCTGCGCCGCGTGACCGTCCCCCAGCTGAGCTACATCAGCCTGCCCGCCGACTATTTCCCGCTCTTTCTCATTTTCGGTATCGGCCTCACGGGAATTCTCATGCGGTATTTCATCAAGGTGGACGTGGTGGCCGCCAAGGAACTCACGCTGGGACTGGCCACGTTCCATCCCACAGTTCCCGAGGGGATCGGAAGCATCTTTTATCTTCACTTGTTTTTGGTGAGCGTGCTTTTCGCCTATTTTCCCTTCAGCAAGCTGGTGCACATGGCCGGCGTGTTCCTGAGCCCAACGCGGAATCTGCCCAACAACAGCCGCATCCAGCGTCACATCAATCCATGGAATTATCCTGTCAAGGTTCATACATACGAAGAGTATGAGGAAGAATTCAGGGAAAAGATGATTGAAGCTGGTTTGCCAGTCGAGAAAAAGGAGTGATCATGGCCAAAGTCCCCAAACCCGACGAACTCGCTCAGATAGAACATCGGCCGCCCGAAAGCCCATGGACCGAAACCCCGGTGGAATTTCGGCCGGGCACCTACTGCTATGGGGCGAAACCGCAGAACATCGAACCGGTGGACATGCCCAATCCCAGGGACTGGAACCCCGCGGACGAAGACTGGAAGCTCCCGGAGAACTGGAAGCAGACCGTACTGGACGGCATGAAGCTCCGCCTGAACCGGTTTCGATCCTTCAAGCTCTTCATGGACATCTGCGTGCGGTGCGGGGCCTGCGCCGACAAGTGCCATTACTTCATCGGATCGGGCGATCCCAAGAACATGCCGGTGCTTCGAGCCGAACTGATGCGTTCCGTGTACCGAAACGATTTCTCCACGTTCGGAAAAATGCTCAAAAAGTATGCCGGCGCACGCGAACTCACCGAAGACGTCATCAAGGAATGGTTCTACTACTATTTCCAGTGCACGGAATGTCGGCGTTGCTCGGTTTTCTGTCCCTACGGCATCGACACGGCCGAAATCACCATCATTGGCCGCGAACTCCTGAACGAAATCGGCTGTCAGATCGACTGGATCGCCGGCGCGGTGGCCAACTGCTACAGGACGGGCAACCACCTGGGTATCCAGCCTCACGCCTTTCGTGACATGATCGAATTTTTCGTTGATGAAATCGAGGAAGTGACCGGCGTGCGGGTGGAACCAACGTTTAACCGCAAAGGCGCCGAAATCCTCTTCATCACGCCTTCGGGTGACGTCTTCGCAGACCCGGGCACCTATACCCTCATGGGCTACATGATGCTCTTCCACGAAATCGGCCTGGACTACACGTGGAGCACCTATGCGTCGGAAGGCGGCAACTTCGGGCTGTTCACCTCCCATGAAATGATGAAGCGGCTGAACGCAAAGATGTACGCGGAAGCCAAGCGCCTGGGAGTCAAGTGGATCCTGGGCGGTGAATGCGGCCACATGTGGCGCGTGATCAACCAGTACATGGATACCATGAACGGACCGGCTGATTTTCTGGAAGTGCCCAAGTCGCCCATCACCGGAACCGTTTTTGAAAACGCGCGGTCCACCAAGATGACCCACATCGTGGAATTCACGGCGGACCTGATCCGGCACGGCAAGCTGAACCTGGACCCCAGCCGCAATGACAACAAGATCGTGACATTCCACGATTCCTGCAACCCGGCGCGCGCTATGGGCATCCTGGAAGAACCGCGCTACATTTTGCGAAACGTGTGCAACCACTTCTACGAAATGCCGGAAAACACCATCCGGGAACGGACCTTCTGCTGCGGTGCAGGTACGGGACTGAACACCGACGAATACATGGAAATGCGCATGCGCGGCGGGCTGCCCCGGGCGAATGCCGTCAAGTATGTCCATGATAAGTTCGGCGTCAACATGCTTGCCAACATCTGCGCCATCGACCGCGCCGTGTTCCCGCCTCTCATGGACTACTGGGTGCCGGGAGTCGACGTCACCGGCATTCACGAACTGGTGGCCAACGCTCTCATCATGAAGGGCGAAAAGAAGCGGACCACGGACCTCCGTTATGAGCCGCTTCCGGGGATGGAAGAGGAAGAGGAGGAGGAAGAAGATGTATGATGCAGGAAAGATCATTCCCGGCATAATCCTGTTTCTGGCCGTGTTTACCTTTCCCTTGTGGTCCAACATGGGGCAGGCGGTTCCGCCTCCCAACCCGGAATTGCCCAAGACGGAAACCGCATGCGTGGACCCCAGGGAAGTCATGAAGACATCGCACATGCAACTCCTCAACGAATGGCGGGACTTGGTTGTCCGCGACGGCAACCGACGCTGGGTGGGGTTCAACGGCCGCGAGCACATAATGAGCCTGCAGAACAATTGCATGTCCTGTCATTCCAGTAAGGTGAAGTTCTGCGACCAGTGCCACAACTACGCCGGCGTGACCCCATATTGCTGGGATTGCCACATTGAGCCCAAGGAGAATATGTGAGATGGAAGAAAGCAGAAGAAGCTTTTTGAAGATAGGCGGCATCTCCGTTTTGGGCCTGAGCGCGCTGCCCGTCCTGCAAGCCGTGGCCCAGAACGACGGCCCGAAGTTCAAGCCCGACCCAAACGCTCTGCAGGCGCGCCAGTGGGGCATGGTGATCGACATGAATAAATGTTGGGAGGAACAGCAGAAGCGCCACTGTACCGACTGCATCGCGGCCTGCCACAAAGTGCACAACGTTCCGGATATCGCCGATCCCAAGCGCGAAATCAAGTGGATCTGGACCGACAAGTATGAACACGTCTTTCCGGATCAGGCGCACGAATACGTACCGGAAAAGATACGGGAGAGCCGGTTCCTGCTGCTGTGCAACCATTGCAGCAACCCGCCCTGCGTCCGGGTTTGCCCGACACAGGCCACGTTCAAGCGCGAGCAGGACGGGATCGTGATGATGGACTTCCATCGCTGCATCGGTTGCCGTTACTGCATGGCCGGCTGTCCCTTCGGCGCGCGTAGCTTCAACTGGGGAGACCCCCGGCCTTATCTCGCCGAGCAGAACATGGAGTTTCCCACGCGAACCAAGGGCGTGGTCGAGAAGTGCAACTTCTGCGCCGAACGTCTCGACGTGGGCCAGATTCCGGCGTGCGTGGAAGCCTGCAAGGCCAAGGCGCTGGTTTTCGGGGACGTGGAAGATCCTGACTCTGAGATCCGAAAGATTCTGGACACACACTACACCATCCGCAGAAAGGTCAACCTGGGTACCGGTCCCAACATCTACTACATCGTGTGAGGGTTCACTATGCTTGAAAAGGCACTCAGAGGCAGTCAGAGGTATTGGAGCTGGATCCTGTTCCTTCTCATCCTCATCGGGGTCGGAGCAGGTTGCTTCCTCCTTCAGGTCTCTCAGGGTTTGAAAATTACGGGCATGAGCCGGGACGTCTCCTGGGGGTTCTACATCGCCCAGTTCACCTTCCTGGTCGGTGTGGCGGCCTCGGCGGTGATGCTGGTGCTGCCCTATTACCTGCACCATGTGAAGGATTTCGGCCGCATCACCATTCTGGGGGAATTCCTGGCGGTGGCGGCCGTTTCCATGTGCCTGCTGTTCATCGTGGTGGACCTGGGCCGTCCCATGCGGCTCCTCAACGTACTGATCCATCCCACCCCCAATTCCAT
This is a stretch of genomic DNA from Desulfoglaeba alkanexedens ALDC. It encodes these proteins:
- the mqnE gene encoding aminofutalosine synthase MqnE encodes the protein MLDRHFYGAMGLEGVYDKVISGRRLDLEDGKRLFDCPNPLAVGALAHEVRSRLHGELAYYVLNQHINYSNICVNLCRFCAFGRNAGDPLAFELSLDAILAKVRDRLDEPITEVHIVGGCHPDLRLDYFERMLREIRKLRPQVHIKAFTAVEIAHFADKEGLSTREVLARLKDAGLEMLPGGGAEVFSGRIRELLCPRKLSGDGWLRVMREAHELGIQSNATMLFGHRETVEERLEHLDALRRLQDETGGFICFIPLPFQPHNTGIAGAQPTTGVDELKTIAVSRLMLDNIPHIKAYWVMLTVKIAQVALYFGADDLDGTVIEERIGHMAGAESDQALTRAELERLIREAGFRPVERDSFFQPVSKAGMPEGLKALSGASRVGRC
- a CDS encoding TetR/AcrR family transcriptional regulator, which gives rise to MTAAARRLYDDQVVILTLSVRRKGWIMPVSDRFIKLEPGKQQKILDAAVDEFARHGFRQASVNRIVQAVGIAKGSLFQYFGSKEGLFQFVFRHAVELVRGRLRCVKEETRDADFFERIRQSILAGVRFIDEHPHVYQIYLKMIFQEGFPWRAEFLQQVRLFSAEYLRPHLERGIRDGELRDDLDVDLALFFLDASMDRFLQAYAVSFLDAGVGLYRADPEQVMRFIDEFMLLLRHGLGKGTGVMVSTPRRPGVGKTPAAESADRT
- a CDS encoding RsbRD N-terminal domain-containing protein, which produces MAFEDQLSANRSKILKKWFQAIADTYSPETARFLKKEKDPFANPVGNSILEGIEGIYDALFEEIDAAKVSPFLDQVIRVRAVQEFKPSEALVFIFLLKEVIREALSESIDVFPEAFQRMEGKIDELALISFNIYMECREKLYQLRVDEIKNRTARLLQRADFIWETYLKEKEPQEDS
- the dsrM gene encoding sulfate reduction electron transfer complex DsrMKJOP subunit DsrM, giving the protein MNPLNAIVFSLVAVGVLVLVALLGAGVADLQYFFGVVVPYAAAAVFFIGVVYRVVYWARSPVPFRIPTTCGQQKSLPWIKHDALENPVTKGQAVMRMVLEVLLFRSLFRNTRLEFRRGPKIDYASAKWLWLGAIVFHYAFLVVFIRHLRFFTEPIPGFIHLIENVDGFLEVGVPRLFLSGVVLLAALTYLFLRRVTVPQLSYISLPADYFPLFLIFGIGLTGILMRYFIKVDVVAAKELTLGLATFHPTVPEGIGSIFYLHLFLVSVLFAYFPFSKLVHMAGVFLSPTRNLPNNSRIQRHINPWNYPVKVHTYEEYEEEFREKMIEAGLPVEKKE
- the dsrK gene encoding sulfate reduction electron transfer complex DsrMKJOP subunit DsrK, with product MAKVPKPDELAQIEHRPPESPWTETPVEFRPGTYCYGAKPQNIEPVDMPNPRDWNPADEDWKLPENWKQTVLDGMKLRLNRFRSFKLFMDICVRCGACADKCHYFIGSGDPKNMPVLRAELMRSVYRNDFSTFGKMLKKYAGARELTEDVIKEWFYYYFQCTECRRCSVFCPYGIDTAEITIIGRELLNEIGCQIDWIAGAVANCYRTGNHLGIQPHAFRDMIEFFVDEIEEVTGVRVEPTFNRKGAEILFITPSGDVFADPGTYTLMGYMMLFHEIGLDYTWSTYASEGGNFGLFTSHEMMKRLNAKMYAEAKRLGVKWILGGECGHMWRVINQYMDTMNGPADFLEVPKSPITGTVFENARSTKMTHIVEFTADLIRHGKLNLDPSRNDNKIVTFHDSCNPARAMGILEEPRYILRNVCNHFYEMPENTIRERTFCCGAGTGLNTDEYMEMRMRGGLPRANAVKYVHDKFGVNMLANICAIDRAVFPPLMDYWVPGVDVTGIHELVANALIMKGEKKRTTDLRYEPLPGMEEEEEEEEDV
- the dsrJ gene encoding sulfate reduction electron transfer complex DsrMKJOP subunit DsrJ, which codes for MYDAGKIIPGIILFLAVFTFPLWSNMGQAVPPPNPELPKTETACVDPREVMKTSHMQLLNEWRDLVVRDGNRRWVGFNGREHIMSLQNNCMSCHSSKVKFCDQCHNYAGVTPYCWDCHIEPKENM
- the dsrO gene encoding sulfate reduction electron transfer complex DsrMKJOP subunit DsrO, translated to MEESRRSFLKIGGISVLGLSALPVLQAVAQNDGPKFKPDPNALQARQWGMVIDMNKCWEEQQKRHCTDCIAACHKVHNVPDIADPKREIKWIWTDKYEHVFPDQAHEYVPEKIRESRFLLLCNHCSNPPCVRVCPTQATFKREQDGIVMMDFHRCIGCRYCMAGCPFGARSFNWGDPRPYLAEQNMEFPTRTKGVVEKCNFCAERLDVGQIPACVEACKAKALVFGDVEDPDSEIRKILDTHYTIRRKVNLGTGPNIYYIV